DNA from Desulfarculus baarsii DSM 2075:
TCTTGGGGATCTCGTCGTAGGTGATCTCGCCGATCTTGATGCCCCGCTGCTTGCCGCGGCCGGCCACCGAATACTTGGTGACCGCGGGGAAGCCCGCGTCCATCAGGGCCGTCAGGACGTCGTCGGCTTTTTCCGGCCTCACGATTGCTCTGACCATGATCATCATGTCGCTAGTCCTTTTTCGAATGCGGTTGGTGGTTGTCAGGCCGCCAGCAGGCCGAAATCGAGCAACAGCTGTTCGAGCTGTTCGATCGCCAGGGGGTTGGGCACGACGAACATCTGGTTGCCGTCGATGGCCTGGGCCAGGTTGCGATAGTGCTGGGCCTGGGGGGCCTCGGGGTTCCACTCGATGACGGTCTTGCGGTTGATCTCGGCGCGCTGCACGTCGTTGTCGCGGGGCACGAAGTAGATCATCTGCGTGCCGATCATCTTGGCCAGCTCCTGGATCATCTCCTTTTCGTTGTCGACGTTGCGGCTGTTGCAGATCAGCCCGCCCAGGCGCACCGTGCCCGATTCGGCGTACTTGCGGATGCCCTTGCAGATGTTGTTGGCCGCGTACATGGCCATCATCTCACCGGAGCAGACGATGTAGATCTCCTCGGCCTTGCCGTCGCGGATGGGCATGGCGAAGCCGCCGCAGACCACGTCGCCCAACACGTCGTAAAAGGCGTAGTCGAGCTTTTCGGACGCCTCGTAGGCGCCCAGGGATTCGAGCATGTTGATGGAGGTGATGATGCCCCGGCCGGCGCAGCCCACGCCGGGCTCGGGCCCGCCGGACTCCACGCACCAGGTGCCGCCGAAGCCGCCACGCCTGATGTCGGCCAGATCGACCTCCTCGCCTTCCTCGCGCAGAGTGTCCAAAACCGAACGCTGGGCCAGGCCGCCCAGCAGCAGCCGGGTGGAGTCGGCCTTGGGGTCGCAGCCGACGACCATGACCTTCTTGCCCATTTCGGCCAAGCCGGCCACCGTGTTCTGGGTGGTGGTCGACTTGCCGATGCCGCCCTTGCCGTAAATCGCTATCTTGCGCACGAGAGCCTCCCGTTTAAGGTTTGGCCATGGCTAGAGCATGGGCCGTGCCAAACGGAGGCATGGTTGGTTATCTTGGCGTTATTGATGGAGATTATCGGCGAGAAGCCGCCAGAGGCCAGCCCGGCGCGGGTAGACCTGGAGGTAGAACGATGTTACATAAAAGTAAACCGGCCGCGCGGCCGTGGTCGGCTCAGTCCTTGCGCAGGCGTTCCAGATCGGCGGGCTTGCCCAAGACGACCATCAGGTCGTTCTGACTGAGGACGTAATCCGGGGCCACGACCACGCGGGTGAGGTGGCTGCCCTTTTCGCGCAAGGCGATGACGTTGATGTTGAAGCGCCGCCGCAGATCCAGGGCGGCCAGGCTCTTGCCGATCATGGACGGCGGCGGGGCCATCTCGGCCACGTGGTATTCGCCGCCGATGGGCAGGAATTCCAGCAGGTCGGGGTGATCGAGGGTGCCGGCCAGGCGCAGGGCGGCGTCGCGTTCGGGAAAGACGATGCGGTCGGCCCCGACTTTTTGCAGGATTTTTTCGTGCTCGGGGCTGATGGCCTTGGCCACGATGCGCGGCACGGCCATCTCGCGCAGGTGCAGGGTGATCAACACGCTGGAGCCGATGTGGTCGCCCACCGAGACGATGGCCGCCTCGGCCAGGCCCACGCCCAGATCCTCCAGCACGGCGCGGTCGGTGGCGTCGGCGACGATGGCCTGCTGGACGTGATCCTGCACCCGGCTGACCGCCTTGGGGTCGACGT
Protein-coding regions in this window:
- a CDS encoding potassium channel family protein, with protein sequence MEVAIIGLGNFGQHLAIRLFELGHEIIAMDVDPKAVSRVQDHVQQAIVADATDRAVLEDLGVGLAEAAIVSVGDHIGSSVLITLHLREMAVPRIVAKAISPEHEKILQKVGADRIVFPERDAALRLAGTLDHPDLLEFLPIGGEYHVAEMAPPPSMIGKSLAALDLRRRFNINVIALREKGSHLTRVVVAPDYVLSQNDLMVVLGKPADLERLRKD
- the nifH gene encoding nitrogenase iron protein, which codes for MRKIAIYGKGGIGKSTTTQNTVAGLAEMGKKVMVVGCDPKADSTRLLLGGLAQRSVLDTLREEGEEVDLADIRRGGFGGTWCVESGGPEPGVGCAGRGIITSINMLESLGAYEASEKLDYAFYDVLGDVVCGGFAMPIRDGKAEEIYIVCSGEMMAMYAANNICKGIRKYAESGTVRLGGLICNSRNVDNEKEMIQELAKMIGTQMIYFVPRDNDVQRAEINRKTVIEWNPEAPQAQHYRNLAQAIDGNQMFVVPNPLAIEQLEQLLLDFGLLAA